Proteins encoded in a region of the Synechococcus sp. BIOS-U3-1 genome:
- a CDS encoding DUF3177 family protein — MSDLTTRTLVWLTYRLGATIALGIPLVLLIWSVLRRDPALVRLLGIYWKVASLLAISVLLLTDQRPIGYLTAFLAPLLMAASLWFWVDLNEELADSPPGRALPFTVRVWRWALTLFALFAAVMSGSALGCTRQLGTDACRVWLEAPQGLHRVAESVFDFVFGGEWTMAVAAFIGYVALVAYGVGLLQWALVRLPKQGRVAGDF; from the coding sequence GTGTCCGATCTCACAACACGCACCCTGGTGTGGCTGACTTATCGCCTAGGGGCGACGATCGCTCTCGGAATTCCGCTTGTGCTTCTGATTTGGTCGGTGTTGCGACGTGACCCCGCTTTGGTCAGGTTGCTAGGGATTTACTGGAAAGTGGCGAGTCTGCTTGCCATCAGCGTGTTGCTGCTGACTGATCAAAGGCCGATCGGCTATCTGACGGCTTTTCTCGCACCTCTCCTGATGGCGGCCTCTCTGTGGTTCTGGGTTGACCTCAATGAGGAGCTGGCTGATAGCCCTCCGGGTCGTGCGCTGCCGTTCACAGTGCGGGTCTGGCGATGGGCTCTCACGCTGTTCGCTCTGTTTGCTGCCGTCATGTCCGGTTCTGCACTGGGCTGCACCCGTCAGCTTGGGACCGATGCATGTCGGGTGTGGCTGGAGGCCCCCCAGGGGCTGCATCGAGTCGCTGAATCGGTATTCGACTTTGTATTCGGCGGTGAGTGGACCATGGCCGTGGCGGCCTTCATCGGATATGTAGCGCTGGTGGCTTACGGCGTGGGTCTGCTGCAGTGGGCTCTTGTTCGTCTTCCCAAACAGGGAAGGGTCGCTGGGGATTTCTGA
- a CDS encoding DUF7734 family protein → MESIVLVQELEERTRLSPDRVVRLHGFVLDEPFELLIFRGFSSSTTHPTAFDPDTSVLPEGIRLDWAELLQGPLNASQEIVLAGPMQPDGLLSPSHWV, encoded by the coding sequence ATGGAGTCCATCGTTCTGGTTCAAGAGCTGGAAGAACGCACGCGTCTGAGTCCTGATCGGGTGGTGAGATTGCACGGGTTTGTCCTGGATGAGCCATTTGAACTCTTGATCTTTCGTGGCTTCAGCAGCAGTACGACGCATCCAACAGCCTTCGATCCAGATACCTCGGTGCTCCCCGAGGGCATCCGTCTGGATTGGGCGGAACTGCTTCAGGGTCCATTGAACGCATCTCAGGAGATTGTGCTGGCAGGTCCCATGCAGCCTGATGGATTGTTGAGTCCGTCGCACTGGGTGTGA
- a CDS encoding tyrosinase family protein — protein MSFSQLAERFSEASMETFDTSFVRHNVKTEAGQQALKLYETAVGLMKQRSADNAGDPLGWNYQAGIHGTFEPDRQSLATWAATNGYVESADDVLLGNTALMNCTHFRDLWGQDDGNTSPAVISRQDDSGINFLSWHRLYLQSFEEVARTVLQAAGIQGADTWALPYWEYTKQGEDIIPEPFRDTLSPLHEASRSVLINEGISLSNILIREGITVLDSIQTGLNTAQAQTSFKSFNELLNANPHGTMHVALGGAYDNFFENSALASPSGQESISNDDVNLALQDTAKALGASDASGFPFGLMYNVEGAAFDPIFWIHHSYIDKLLSDWNFSDKASYLSTSELTNNPWNYQFFAPSSSGSEDSTTFSQWGADPTRVLSSLYSPNYTYDQLDEFTEKGPNPATLLLELPSYRPIASQKNLNNISLTTLEDNKLLTQAITTNLPLSIDQIRDLSDTTKKINPISIEIDLDYKIKMNSSAPIKIIIGGAEQISQLTSQEKIDQFDFLPSLTISSFPMGGGSEMRMDASISFDIAAAINQKLTERGGAAREQLNNYLSTYGGEQPGIIISSTANDLTLSQLTTTINQNLKTINSNGGTFDDAAYLAGNPNLLSDSVALSDPEAFFNTNRTTGEITPFVNFRAAAVGMRYLTTNPELINDGISASPYEAITNYLDFGQRAGLALGDAQELSAKNWLDSNANSPVFNFSALGSDESMTADIVIGRDADYAPTVGFFSVLDLTGTVEAKNGRLLSPGDEDYAKEALRDNNIFDSLTGLTTDSDEASIKTATFNGETGYLAPYAIVNGQTFFGFADANKDGISHFYQLGKNLLGLEDIFGGGDADYDDLLISFNFSSAEPSVAAV, from the coding sequence ATGTCTTTCAGTCAGCTGGCGGAACGATTCTCCGAAGCCAGCATGGAGACCTTTGACACCAGTTTCGTTCGCCATAACGTCAAGACAGAAGCAGGACAACAAGCCCTCAAGCTTTACGAAACAGCCGTTGGGCTGATGAAGCAACGGTCAGCAGACAACGCAGGCGACCCTCTGGGCTGGAATTATCAGGCCGGAATTCACGGGACTTTTGAACCAGACAGACAATCTCTTGCGACCTGGGCGGCAACCAATGGTTATGTCGAAAGCGCAGACGACGTGCTGCTAGGAAACACAGCCCTGATGAATTGCACTCACTTTAGGGATTTATGGGGCCAAGATGATGGGAACACCTCACCAGCTGTTATCTCAAGGCAGGATGATTCTGGGATTAATTTTTTAAGCTGGCATCGTCTTTATCTTCAAAGCTTTGAAGAAGTTGCACGCACAGTCCTGCAAGCCGCAGGAATCCAGGGAGCTGACACATGGGCACTTCCCTACTGGGAGTACACCAAGCAGGGGGAAGACATCATTCCCGAACCATTTCGCGACACCTTATCCCCTCTCCATGAAGCCAGTCGCAGCGTACTGATCAATGAAGGAATCAGCCTCAGCAACATCCTGATTCGTGAAGGAATTACGGTTCTTGATTCCATCCAAACAGGTCTGAATACTGCACAAGCACAAACTAGCTTTAAAAGCTTCAATGAACTCTTAAATGCAAATCCACATGGCACGATGCACGTTGCGCTAGGAGGCGCCTATGACAACTTTTTCGAGAACTCAGCCCTGGCCTCGCCATCCGGCCAGGAATCGATCAGCAACGACGATGTCAATCTGGCCCTGCAAGACACCGCCAAAGCCTTAGGCGCTTCCGATGCGAGTGGATTCCCATTTGGGCTTATGTATAACGTCGAAGGTGCTGCCTTTGATCCAATCTTTTGGATCCATCACTCCTATATTGATAAACTGCTAAGTGACTGGAATTTTTCTGATAAAGCAAGCTACTTGAGCACAAGCGAATTAACCAATAATCCCTGGAATTATCAATTTTTTGCGCCGTCATCAAGTGGAAGTGAAGACTCAACAACTTTTTCACAATGGGGAGCCGATCCAACCAGAGTTCTGAGCAGTCTTTACAGCCCCAACTACACCTACGACCAACTGGATGAATTCACAGAAAAAGGTCCCAATCCAGCCACCCTTTTACTGGAATTACCCTCATACCGCCCAATAGCAAGCCAAAAAAACCTCAACAACATTTCGCTGACAACCCTGGAAGACAACAAATTACTCACTCAAGCGATCACAACAAACCTGCCACTGAGCATTGATCAGATTCGAGACCTTTCAGATACTACAAAAAAAATCAACCCAATATCCATCGAAATCGACCTGGATTACAAGATTAAAATGAATAGCTCAGCACCAATCAAGATTATTATTGGCGGAGCCGAGCAGATCAGCCAACTCACGAGTCAGGAGAAAATAGATCAATTCGACTTCCTACCCTCCTTAACCATCAGCTCATTCCCAATGGGAGGGGGATCGGAAATGCGCATGGACGCAAGCATCTCTTTTGATATCGCAGCAGCTATCAATCAGAAATTAACCGAGAGGGGCGGCGCGGCCAGGGAGCAACTCAACAACTATTTATCTACTTATGGAGGCGAACAACCAGGAATTATTATTAGCTCTACAGCAAATGACTTAACGTTAAGTCAACTCACTACCACGATCAATCAAAACCTCAAAACAATCAATTCCAACGGCGGCACATTCGACGACGCGGCCTATCTCGCCGGCAACCCAAATCTCCTCTCCGACTCAGTGGCGCTTAGTGACCCAGAAGCATTTTTCAATACGAACCGCACAACAGGCGAGATCACGCCGTTTGTGAACTTCAGGGCCGCAGCCGTGGGAATGCGTTATCTCACAACCAATCCGGAATTGATTAACGACGGCATCAGCGCATCACCATATGAAGCCATTACCAACTATTTGGATTTCGGCCAGAGAGCTGGACTTGCACTGGGCGACGCACAAGAATTGTCAGCAAAAAACTGGCTCGACAGCAATGCCAACTCACCCGTATTTAATTTCAGCGCTCTGGGCTCGGATGAGTCAATGACAGCTGACATCGTCATTGGTCGCGATGCAGACTATGCACCCACTGTTGGGTTCTTCAGCGTTCTTGACTTGACCGGAACCGTCGAAGCGAAAAACGGCAGACTGCTGTCTCCAGGTGATGAGGACTATGCGAAAGAAGCCCTGCGAGATAACAATATTTTCGATTCATTGACTGGTCTGACGACTGACTCAGACGAAGCTTCGATCAAAACCGCCACCTTCAATGGCGAGACTGGCTATCTAGCACCATATGCAATCGTCAATGGACAAACATTTTTCGGATTTGCCGACGCCAATAAAGACGGCATCAGCCATTTCTACCAACTCGGTAAAAATCTATTGGGATTGGAAGATATTTTTGGAGGCGGAGATGCCGATTATGACGACCTCTTGATCAGCTTTAACTTCAGCTCAGCGGAGCCCTCCGTGGCGGCAGTTTGA
- the ileS gene encoding isoleucine--tRNA ligase → MSKETRDANAEGRPSYKDTLNLLQTSFGMRANAVQREPELQSFWADNGIDLKLGLDNSGPIFTLHDGPPYANGPLHMGHALNKVLKDVINKYQILRGRKVRYIPGWDCHGLPIELKVLQSMDQDQRQTLTPIKLRKKAAAYARKQVDSQMKGFQRWGIWADWQEPYLTLQKTYEAAQIKVFGEMVLKGHIYRGLKPVHWSPSSQTALAEAELEYPDGHTSPSIYVAFPAVEVPALLRDALSTEGIALPSNSDALGKTLQVAIWTTTPWTIPANLAVSVNERLEYALVDDGQGRLLVVAADLIDSLARTLERPLVRKATVKGSLLAGLTYRHPLLDRTSPVVIGGDYITTESGTGLVHTAPGHGVDDFYTGQKNGLPVLCPVDEAGTLTQEAGPFAGLNVLKDANPVIIEALETAGALLKQEAYGHRYPYDWRTKKPTIFRATEQWFASVDGFRQQALDAIDQVEWTPASGRNRIEAMVKERGDWCISRQRTWGVPIPVFYNRSGGDVLLNADTLAHIEALIAEHGADVWWEKDEADLLPPAYADQAEQWRKGSDTMDVWFDSGSSWAAVSSQKEGLSYPADLYLEGSDQHRGWFQSSLLTSVAVNGHAPYQRVLTHGFALDEKGRKMSKSLGNVVDPMVIIEGGKNQKQEPAYGADVLRLWVSSVDYSADVPIGSGILRQLADVYRKVRNTSRYLLGNLHDFNPTDDAVPVAELPLLDRWMLQRTAEVMDEITAAFESYEFFRFFQLLQNFCVTDLSNFYLDIAKDRLYVSAPADRRRRSCQTVMSLIIERLAGMIAPVLCHMAEDIWQNLPYAVEERSIFNRGWPNVPTDWRDPTLSEPIQRLRELRAAVNKVLEECRSQQELGASLEAAVRIETRNPELQAALYWLNENGDTEADGLRDWLLVSQLQLGGEPWAELLATQTDDTAIIEVSRARGIKCERCWHYEGDIGQHSQHPALCGRCIGVLARI, encoded by the coding sequence GTGAGCAAGGAGACGCGCGACGCCAACGCCGAAGGACGTCCCTCCTACAAGGACACGCTCAACCTGCTGCAGACCAGCTTCGGGATGCGCGCGAATGCCGTACAGCGGGAACCAGAGCTGCAGTCTTTCTGGGCCGACAACGGAATTGACCTGAAGCTGGGCCTGGACAATTCAGGTCCGATCTTCACACTGCACGACGGTCCGCCCTACGCCAATGGCCCCCTGCATATGGGCCATGCCTTGAACAAGGTTCTCAAGGATGTGATCAACAAATATCAGATCCTGCGAGGACGCAAGGTTCGTTATATCCCTGGCTGGGACTGCCATGGCCTGCCGATCGAACTGAAAGTGCTGCAGTCGATGGATCAGGATCAGCGCCAAACGCTCACCCCGATCAAACTGCGCAAAAAAGCCGCTGCCTACGCCCGCAAGCAGGTGGACAGCCAGATGAAAGGGTTTCAGCGCTGGGGCATCTGGGCCGACTGGCAAGAGCCTTACCTCACCCTTCAGAAGACCTACGAAGCGGCCCAGATCAAGGTCTTCGGCGAGATGGTGCTTAAAGGGCACATCTATAGAGGTCTCAAACCGGTTCATTGGAGCCCCAGCTCGCAGACAGCACTAGCGGAGGCAGAGCTCGAGTACCCCGATGGCCACACCAGCCCCAGCATTTACGTCGCCTTCCCTGCGGTTGAAGTACCTGCGCTGCTGCGCGACGCCCTCAGCACAGAGGGCATCGCATTGCCAAGTAATTCCGACGCACTCGGGAAGACACTTCAGGTGGCGATCTGGACCACAACCCCCTGGACGATTCCGGCCAACCTGGCGGTCTCCGTCAATGAACGCCTGGAGTATGCCCTCGTCGACGATGGCCAGGGGCGGCTGCTTGTGGTTGCCGCCGACCTCATCGACTCCCTTGCCAGAACGCTCGAACGACCACTCGTCCGCAAAGCCACGGTGAAGGGATCGCTGCTCGCTGGACTGACATACCGCCATCCCTTACTGGACCGCACAAGCCCCGTTGTGATCGGCGGTGACTACATCACCACTGAATCAGGCACAGGCTTGGTGCACACGGCCCCAGGCCATGGAGTCGACGACTTTTATACAGGCCAGAAAAACGGCCTGCCTGTTCTGTGTCCTGTCGACGAAGCCGGCACGCTCACCCAGGAGGCGGGCCCCTTCGCCGGTCTCAACGTCCTGAAGGACGCCAACCCAGTCATCATCGAAGCACTCGAGACGGCAGGGGCACTGCTGAAGCAGGAGGCCTACGGACACCGCTACCCCTATGACTGGCGCACGAAAAAGCCCACGATCTTCCGTGCAACCGAACAGTGGTTCGCCTCCGTCGACGGCTTCCGCCAGCAGGCCCTCGATGCCATCGATCAAGTCGAGTGGACTCCAGCTTCAGGTCGAAACCGTATCGAAGCGATGGTGAAGGAACGGGGTGACTGGTGCATCTCACGTCAGCGAACCTGGGGTGTGCCGATCCCCGTCTTCTACAACCGCAGTGGAGGCGACGTACTGCTCAACGCCGACACGCTCGCGCATATCGAAGCGCTGATCGCCGAACACGGCGCCGATGTGTGGTGGGAAAAGGACGAAGCTGATCTACTACCGCCCGCCTATGCCGATCAGGCTGAGCAGTGGCGCAAAGGCAGCGACACCATGGATGTGTGGTTCGACTCCGGCTCCAGCTGGGCCGCAGTGTCCAGCCAGAAAGAGGGCCTTAGCTATCCCGCCGATCTGTACCTGGAGGGCTCCGACCAACATCGCGGCTGGTTCCAGAGCTCACTGCTCACGTCGGTTGCCGTGAATGGTCATGCCCCGTACCAGCGAGTACTCACCCACGGTTTCGCCCTGGATGAGAAAGGTCGCAAGATGAGCAAATCATTGGGCAACGTTGTCGACCCGATGGTGATCATCGAGGGCGGCAAGAACCAGAAGCAGGAGCCTGCCTACGGCGCTGATGTGCTGCGCCTATGGGTGAGCTCGGTTGACTACTCCGCTGATGTGCCGATCGGTTCTGGCATCCTTCGCCAGCTCGCCGATGTCTACCGCAAGGTGCGCAACACCAGCCGCTACCTGCTGGGCAACCTCCACGACTTCAACCCAACCGACGACGCCGTTCCTGTGGCGGAGCTGCCGTTGCTGGACCGCTGGATGCTCCAGCGCACTGCAGAGGTGATGGATGAGATCACAGCAGCCTTCGAGAGCTACGAGTTCTTCCGCTTCTTCCAGTTACTGCAGAACTTCTGCGTGACCGACCTGTCGAACTTTTATCTCGACATCGCTAAGGACAGGCTCTATGTGAGCGCTCCCGCAGACCGCCGACGGCGAAGCTGCCAAACCGTGATGTCGCTGATCATCGAACGCCTGGCAGGAATGATCGCTCCGGTGCTTTGCCACATGGCGGAAGACATCTGGCAAAACCTCCCCTACGCGGTGGAGGAAAGATCAATTTTCAACCGCGGCTGGCCGAACGTTCCGACCGACTGGCGCGATCCGACCCTCAGCGAACCGATTCAGAGGTTGCGCGAATTACGTGCTGCTGTGAACAAAGTTCTGGAGGAGTGCCGAAGCCAACAGGAACTCGGGGCATCGCTTGAAGCAGCGGTAAGGATCGAAACCCGAAATCCCGAACTGCAAGCGGCTCTCTACTGGTTGAACGAGAACGGAGACACGGAAGCGGATGGTCTGCGTGACTGGCTGTTGGTGTCCCAGCTGCAATTAGGGGGAGAGCCCTGGGCCGAACTCCTGGCCACCCAGACGGACGACACCGCGATCATCGAGGTCAGCAGAGCCCGTGGAATCAAGTGCGAACGCTGCTGGCATTACGAGGGTGATATCGGGCAGCACAGCCAGCATCCAGCACTCTGTGGGCGCTGCATCGGCGTTCTGGCCAGGATCTGA
- a CDS encoding Ycf66 family protein, producing the protein MLATIAGDLCLLLGLAVLFLPLLATELSRPRDGIWGGIVLLLGLVLVTSSDRLRGAPMLAVICSALLISRLGAEVAQSRWQRLSQDEQQRLQSKERWATSAQQLSMSVTTLLANLRSAVGSLKPEPPADNREEGSSRSGKRWVRPEDSNQQDSLEEALSTALEQPKEATAPKSANEDG; encoded by the coding sequence ATGCTGGCCACAATCGCTGGAGACCTTTGTCTGCTGCTGGGCCTAGCGGTACTGTTTTTACCATTGCTCGCCACTGAACTCAGTCGACCCAGAGACGGAATCTGGGGAGGCATTGTGCTGCTGCTGGGCTTGGTTTTGGTCACCAGCAGTGACCGCCTACGCGGCGCACCGATGCTCGCCGTCATCTGCAGCGCATTGCTGATCAGTCGACTCGGCGCGGAAGTGGCCCAATCGCGCTGGCAACGACTCAGCCAGGACGAGCAACAGCGCCTGCAATCGAAGGAGCGCTGGGCGACGAGCGCACAACAGCTCAGCATGTCCGTCACCACACTGCTCGCCAATCTTCGATCTGCGGTTGGCAGCCTGAAGCCTGAGCCACCGGCTGACAACCGCGAAGAGGGCAGCAGCCGCAGCGGCAAACGCTGGGTTCGGCCGGAGGACTCCAATCAGCAAGACAGCTTGGAGGAAGCTCTTTCAACGGCATTGGAGCAGCCCAAGGAGGCAACCGCACCCAAGTCGGCCAACGAGGACGGATAA
- the crtR gene encoding beta-carotene hydroxylase codes for MTQAFVQPATQGAETRLRSVPREFLAPPAALNLTLGLFIGGYVLAALTIWGWFSAGWPLPVLLATGFLALHLEGTVIHDACHKSAHPVPWINQAMGHGSALLLGFSFPVFTRVHLEHHAHVNDPKNDPDHIVSTFGPLWLIAPRFFYHEWFFFQRRLWKRWELMQWGLERSVFLVIVLAAVKFQFLPFIFNCWFAPALMVGVTLGLFFDYLPHRPFTSRNRWKNSRIYPGRMMNWLIMGQNYHLIHHLWPSIPWFDYKPAYEATKPLLDSKGSPQRLGIFETRRDGYNFLYDILVGVRSHKRRRGKMRRVARFMPLRRLQRSWLGFVNQIAIKTEPRRSSTR; via the coding sequence ATGACACAGGCTTTCGTACAACCTGCAACGCAAGGCGCCGAGACTCGCTTGCGCTCTGTGCCGAGGGAGTTCCTGGCACCGCCTGCAGCGTTGAACCTCACTCTTGGGTTGTTCATTGGTGGTTATGTGCTGGCCGCACTGACCATCTGGGGCTGGTTTTCAGCGGGTTGGCCCCTGCCGGTGCTGTTGGCCACGGGCTTTCTGGCTTTGCACCTGGAAGGCACTGTTATTCATGACGCCTGCCATAAATCAGCACATCCGGTTCCCTGGATTAATCAGGCCATGGGGCATGGCTCAGCACTGTTGCTTGGCTTCAGCTTTCCTGTTTTTACTAGGGTTCATCTCGAGCATCACGCTCATGTGAATGATCCCAAAAATGATCCAGATCACATCGTGAGCACTTTCGGACCTCTTTGGTTAATTGCTCCCAGGTTCTTCTATCACGAGTGGTTTTTCTTCCAGCGCAGGTTGTGGAAGCGCTGGGAATTGATGCAGTGGGGTCTCGAGCGCAGCGTGTTTCTGGTCATCGTGCTTGCTGCGGTCAAATTTCAGTTTCTCCCCTTCATTTTCAACTGCTGGTTTGCTCCAGCTCTAATGGTGGGAGTGACTCTGGGCTTGTTTTTTGATTATTTGCCTCACCGACCTTTTACGTCTCGTAACCGCTGGAAGAACTCAAGGATCTATCCGGGGCGAATGATGAATTGGTTGATCATGGGTCAGAACTATCACTTAATCCATCACCTCTGGCCTTCTATCCCCTGGTTTGATTACAAACCTGCCTATGAGGCCACAAAACCTTTACTTGATTCCAAAGGCTCTCCTCAGCGCTTGGGAATTTTTGAAACGCGCCGCGATGGATACAATTTTCTCTACGACATTCTTGTTGGTGTCCGCAGTCACAAACGCCGTAGGGGAAAAATGCGTCGCGTTGCCAGATTCATGCCTTTGCGGCGATTGCAGCGATCCTGGCTTGGATTTGTCAACCAGATTGCGATCAAAACCGAGCCGAGGCGTTCGTCTACTCGCTGA
- the gatC gene encoding Asp-tRNA(Asn)/Glu-tRNA(Gln) amidotransferase subunit GatC: MSKITADDVRKVAHLARLDLPEEKITTYTGQLERILDYVDQLQGVNTEGIPPTTRAVEVVNATREDKVEPTQVREELLEQAPLREGDFFRVPKILAE; encoded by the coding sequence ATGAGCAAGATCACCGCCGACGACGTGCGCAAGGTGGCCCATCTGGCCCGCCTCGATCTGCCTGAAGAGAAAATCACGACCTACACAGGGCAGCTCGAGCGCATTCTCGATTATGTGGATCAGCTCCAGGGCGTTAACACCGAAGGTATTCCGCCAACCACACGTGCTGTGGAAGTGGTCAATGCCACAAGAGAAGACAAGGTGGAGCCAACCCAGGTGCGGGAAGAGCTTCTCGAACAAGCACCTTTAAGAGAAGGAGACTTCTTTCGGGTACCCAAAATTCTGGCTGAATAA
- a CDS encoding creatininase family protein has translation MSSILPGPADNKDAIRLALQSWPDVDQYLQGCKGIIVPLGSTEQHGPTGAIGTDALTAEAVALELGQLSGVLVTPVQAFGMAEHHLGFSGTMSLQPATLLAVMHDLVMSLATHGFERILVVNGHGGNIATTKAAFAQAYGTAASRGLEVAPRLRCRLANWFMAGSVMRRARELYGDREGQHATPSEIAVTLHLHDSLISKQRSLPDPAPCGSIHGPADFRRRYPDGRMGSDPFLARPEHGQELLNTAAKALREDLENFLAAA, from the coding sequence ATGTCTTCCATTCTCCCCGGCCCGGCCGACAACAAAGACGCGATTCGCCTGGCTCTGCAGAGCTGGCCAGACGTTGACCAATATCTTCAGGGCTGCAAGGGAATCATCGTCCCCCTCGGATCCACTGAGCAACATGGACCAACTGGAGCTATCGGCACCGACGCCTTGACCGCCGAGGCCGTGGCGCTCGAGCTCGGACAGCTCAGCGGTGTACTGGTCACGCCTGTGCAGGCCTTTGGCATGGCCGAACACCATCTGGGCTTCTCCGGCACTATGAGCCTGCAGCCTGCAACTTTGCTGGCCGTAATGCACGACCTCGTGATGTCACTGGCCACCCACGGCTTCGAGCGGATCCTGGTGGTGAACGGTCATGGCGGCAACATTGCCACAACCAAGGCAGCTTTCGCGCAGGCCTACGGCACCGCCGCAAGCCGCGGCCTGGAAGTTGCCCCACGCCTGCGCTGCAGGCTGGCGAATTGGTTCATGGCCGGTTCGGTGATGAGGCGGGCCCGCGAGCTCTATGGCGACCGCGAAGGGCAGCACGCCACTCCCAGCGAAATTGCCGTCACCTTGCATCTCCATGACAGCCTGATCAGCAAGCAGAGATCGCTGCCAGATCCAGCACCCTGCGGATCGATTCATGGGCCTGCGGACTTCCGCCGCCGCTACCCCGACGGACGCATGGGATCAGACCCCTTTCTGGCCAGACCAGAACATGGCCAAGAGCTTTTGAACACAGCAGCGAAGGCGTTGCGCGAGGATCTAGAAAATTTTCTCGCCGCTGCATGA
- a CDS encoding queuosine precursor transporter — protein MNPALQQRREFCFLVLAGLFLGTLGMLNILGLTRFLELGHIGSWPIVVAVGALPYPITFLCTDLISELWGERRATQVVWVGLLLNGWVVLILWLGGVLPGVEGAPDATFFEIQRLAFGSVIASMAAYLTAQFVDVRMFHFWKRVSNGKALWLRNNGSTLVSQLVDTSAVVLISHYASGVLPVRPGEPVAPQLISFIASGYLFKSAAALADTLPFIWITGRLRQWLEIPSSGSEIGGDDDPSMQVMTSTNPLPGLEKQF, from the coding sequence ATGAATCCAGCGCTGCAGCAACGGCGAGAGTTCTGCTTTCTGGTGCTGGCCGGATTGTTTCTGGGCACGCTTGGCATGCTCAACATCCTTGGCCTGACCCGTTTTCTCGAACTTGGGCACATTGGCTCCTGGCCAATTGTGGTGGCCGTTGGCGCCCTGCCATACCCCATCACGTTTCTCTGTACAGATCTGATCAGCGAGCTCTGGGGAGAGAGGAGGGCAACCCAGGTTGTGTGGGTTGGCCTGCTTCTCAACGGCTGGGTGGTACTGATCCTCTGGCTGGGCGGAGTCTTGCCAGGAGTGGAAGGTGCACCGGATGCCACCTTCTTCGAGATTCAACGCCTGGCCTTTGGATCCGTGATCGCCTCCATGGCCGCCTATCTCACCGCACAGTTTGTGGACGTGCGCATGTTCCATTTCTGGAAAAGGGTGAGCAATGGCAAGGCCCTCTGGCTGCGTAACAACGGCTCCACGCTGGTGAGCCAGCTGGTCGACACCAGCGCGGTGGTACTGATCAGCCATTACGCCTCTGGCGTCTTACCTGTACGGCCCGGCGAACCAGTGGCTCCGCAACTGATCTCGTTCATTGCCAGCGGCTATCTGTTCAAATCGGCGGCTGCACTGGCAGACACCCTGCCGTTCATCTGGATCACAGGTCGACTGAGACAGTGGCTTGAGATCCCGAGCAGCGGCAGTGAGATCGGGGGCGATGACGATCCCAGCATGCAAGTGATGACAAGCACCAATCCGCTGCCAGGCTTAGAGAAACAGTTCTGA
- a CDS encoding DNA-3-methyladenine glycosylase, which produces MVTQLITSDFPSLPKSFFCRPAEVVGPELVGCRLVKRQSDESLLWGVIVETEAYAQDEPACHGYRRRSPQNETLFGEPGRFYVYVSYGIHHCVNVVTDRPEWANGVLLRAVAMPGEPERIAAGPGLLARRFGIDRNCDALSVCGDCDLWLAPRPSELIEPALVTTTRIGVSQGEQLPLRWYLKSSRSISKRARGDRSPKPTDAFQLSASWAPEPYPSTMV; this is translated from the coding sequence ATCGTCACTCAACTCATCACCTCAGATTTCCCGTCTCTTCCTAAGTCTTTCTTCTGCCGCCCCGCAGAAGTTGTTGGACCTGAGCTAGTGGGCTGCAGGTTGGTGAAACGCCAGAGCGATGAAAGTTTGCTTTGGGGCGTGATTGTGGAAACGGAGGCGTATGCGCAGGATGAGCCTGCCTGTCATGGTTACCGCCGCCGTTCACCGCAGAACGAAACGCTGTTTGGTGAGCCTGGTCGGTTCTACGTGTACGTGAGCTATGGCATTCACCATTGCGTGAATGTGGTCACCGATCGTCCTGAATGGGCGAACGGAGTGTTGCTACGTGCCGTTGCGATGCCTGGCGAGCCTGAACGGATAGCGGCAGGGCCTGGTTTGCTGGCACGTCGTTTCGGGATCGATCGCAATTGTGATGCTCTGTCGGTTTGTGGAGACTGTGATCTCTGGTTGGCACCCCGCCCCTCGGAGCTCATCGAACCTGCTTTGGTGACGACCACCAGGATTGGGGTCAGCCAGGGGGAGCAGCTGCCTCTGCGTTGGTATTTGAAGAGCAGTCGCAGCATCAGCAAACGCGCGCGTGGCGATCGCTCACCAAAGCCAACCGATGCCTTCCAGCTCAGCGCGAGCTGGGCACCTGAGCCATACCCATCTACGATGGTCTGA